From the genome of Paraburkholderia flava, one region includes:
- a CDS encoding FAD-dependent oxidoreductase: protein MDIDYQTLSFDYVPCREQREQGDARVHPVIVVGAGPVGLAAAIDLAQQGLPVVLVDDDCTLSTGSRAICFAKRTLDIFDRLGCGERMAAKGVSWNVGKVFLRDDLVYSFDLLPESGHRRPAFVNLQQYYVEGYLLERARELPNLEIRWKNRVTGIRQSDGPDAVVTLTVDTPDGPYALHGRYVVAADGSRSPIRTLMGLDSHGRTFKDRFLIADVKMDAPFPAERWFWFDPPFHPNQSVLLHRQPDNVWRIDFQLGWDADPVAEKTPERVIPRVRALLGPDAKFELQWVSVYTFSCQRMERFRHGNVLFAGDAAHGVSPFGARGANSGVQDADNLAWKLALVATGRAPDALLDTYAMEREYAADENIRHSTHSTDFITPKSAASRVFRDAVLTLARDHAFARQLVNSGRLSVPAVLCDSVLNTAGSESFSGRMAPGASCCDAPLEIDGERAWLLPQLGQQFTGVLFCEDDVDAATLAAVDVLTRASVPFKLVLVMNATARNNVATLARRLPYATIALDVEGLAATRYDASPDTFYLVRPDQHVCARWRSVDVHSVTQALERALAITPDVRHAA, encoded by the coding sequence ATGGACATCGATTATCAGACGCTGTCGTTCGACTACGTGCCGTGTCGCGAGCAGCGGGAACAGGGCGATGCGCGGGTGCATCCGGTGATCGTCGTCGGCGCGGGGCCTGTGGGCCTCGCTGCGGCGATCGATCTCGCGCAGCAGGGTTTGCCGGTCGTGCTCGTCGATGACGACTGCACGCTGTCCACCGGCTCGCGCGCGATCTGCTTCGCGAAACGCACGCTCGACATTTTCGATCGGCTTGGCTGCGGCGAACGGATGGCCGCGAAGGGCGTGAGCTGGAATGTCGGCAAAGTCTTTCTGCGCGACGACCTCGTCTATTCATTCGATCTGCTGCCGGAGAGCGGGCATCGACGGCCTGCGTTCGTGAATCTGCAGCAGTATTACGTTGAAGGGTATCTGCTCGAACGCGCGCGTGAGCTGCCGAATCTGGAGATTCGCTGGAAGAATCGCGTGACGGGTATTCGTCAGAGCGATGGACCGGACGCTGTTGTGACGCTGACCGTCGACACGCCCGACGGTCCGTACGCATTGCACGGCCGCTACGTGGTCGCCGCCGACGGTTCGCGCAGCCCGATCCGCACGCTGATGGGGCTCGACAGCCACGGTCGCACGTTCAAGGATCGTTTCCTGATCGCCGACGTGAAAATGGACGCACCATTTCCCGCCGAGCGCTGGTTCTGGTTCGATCCACCGTTTCATCCGAACCAGTCGGTGCTGCTGCATCGTCAGCCGGATAACGTGTGGCGGATCGATTTTCAGCTGGGCTGGGACGCGGATCCTGTAGCCGAGAAAACGCCCGAACGTGTGATCCCGCGCGTGCGTGCATTGCTCGGGCCCGATGCGAAGTTCGAACTGCAATGGGTGAGCGTCTATACGTTTTCGTGTCAGCGGATGGAGCGCTTCCGGCACGGTAACGTGCTGTTCGCGGGCGATGCCGCGCACGGCGTGTCGCCGTTCGGCGCACGCGGCGCGAACAGCGGCGTGCAGGATGCGGACAACCTCGCGTGGAAACTCGCGCTGGTCGCGACGGGCCGCGCGCCCGATGCGTTGCTCGACACGTACGCGATGGAACGCGAATACGCAGCCGACGAAAACATTCGCCATTCGACGCATTCGACCGATTTCATCACGCCGAAGAGCGCGGCGAGTCGTGTGTTTCGTGATGCTGTGCTGACGCTTGCGCGCGATCATGCGTTCGCGCGGCAGCTTGTGAATAGTGGGCGGTTGTCGGTGCCTGCGGTGCTGTGCGATTCGGTGCTGAATACAGCAGGCAGTGAGTCGTTTAGCGGTCGAATGGCGCCGGGTGCGTCGTGTTGCGATGCGCCGTTGGAGATCGATGGCGAACGTGCATGGCTGTTGCCGCAACTGGGGCAGCAGTTCACGGGTGTGCTGTTTTGTGAAGACGATGTGGATGCGGCGACGCTTGCTGCGGTCGATGTGTTAACTCGTGCATCAGTGCCGTTTAAGCTCGTGCTCGTGATGAACGCCACCGCGCGTAACAACGTGGCGACGTTAGCGCGCCGTTTGCCGTATGCAACGATCGCACTCGACGTAGAAGGTCTCGCCGCCACGCGCTATGACGCATCGCCGGACACGTTCTATCTGGTGCGCCCCGATCAGCACGTATGCGCGCGCTGGCGCAGCGTCGACGTACACAGCGTCACGCAGGCACTCGAACGCGCGCTCGCGATAACGCCAGACGTTCGACACGCGGCATAA
- a CDS encoding IclR family transcriptional regulator: MSKTTPDAKSQRGIQSLDNTGALLAALADAGVPLALRDLAVAADMPPAKAFPHLVSLQKIGLVMRDEAGRFEAGPLALELGLIGLQRLSPTREAEAEIVELAAATGMSVAMAVLGPLGPTVVRLEESPRPLHVSLRIGTVMSLVHTALGRVFAAYVADDVRRDLLDQDHLRLAGASRAEVFAAPNTLEPGYAQRLAQIRTHGIDHALNKPIPGIHTLAAPVFDHTGSLCVAIAIMGPAGSFDSGTMGSAATTLRAATQRLSHRFGYSPGSV; the protein is encoded by the coding sequence ATGAGCAAAACCACTCCCGACGCGAAATCGCAGCGCGGCATCCAGTCGCTCGACAACACCGGCGCACTGCTCGCCGCGCTTGCCGATGCAGGCGTGCCGCTCGCGCTGCGCGATCTCGCCGTGGCCGCCGACATGCCGCCCGCAAAAGCCTTCCCGCATCTGGTCAGCCTGCAAAAAATCGGCCTCGTGATGCGCGACGAAGCGGGCCGTTTCGAAGCGGGGCCGCTCGCGCTGGAACTCGGGCTGATCGGTTTGCAGCGCCTGTCGCCGACCCGCGAAGCCGAAGCCGAGATCGTCGAGCTGGCGGCTGCAACCGGTATGAGCGTCGCGATGGCCGTGCTCGGGCCACTCGGGCCGACCGTCGTGCGGCTCGAAGAATCGCCACGACCGTTGCACGTGAGTCTGCGCATCGGCACGGTGATGTCGCTCGTCCATACCGCGCTCGGTCGCGTGTTCGCCGCGTACGTCGCCGATGACGTGCGCCGCGATCTGCTCGATCAGGATCATCTGCGGCTCGCCGGTGCGTCGCGTGCAGAAGTATTCGCCGCGCCGAACACACTCGAACCCGGCTACGCGCAACGGCTCGCGCAGATCCGCACGCACGGCATCGACCACGCGCTGAATAAACCGATCCCCGGCATTCACACGCTCGCCGCGCCGGTGTTCGATCACACCGGCAGTCTGTGCGTCGCGATCGCGATCATGGGGCCGGCGGGCAGTTTCGACAGCGGTACGATGGGCAGTGCCGCGACGACGTTGCGCGCCGCGACGCAGCGGCTGTCGCATCGTTTCGGCTATTCGCCGGGCAGTGTCTGA
- a CDS encoding MBL fold metallo-hydrolase has protein sequence MAKAFASQADLEAKKITFTQLSENAYAYTAEGDPNSGVIVGDDGVLIVDTTATPAMAQDLIAKIRTVTDKPIKYVVLSHYHAVRVLGASAYFAEGAQQVIASRGTYEMIVERGEADMKSEIERFPRLFAGVETVPGLTWPTLVFEREITLFLGKLEVRIAHLGAGHTKGDTVVWLPSQKVLFSGDLVEYDAACYCGDAQLEQWPATLEALRALGAQKLVPGRGPALTTPDDVNKGLDYTKDFVTTLLQSGREAVAQKLDLKAAMAHARKSMDPKFGDVFIYEHCLPFDVSRAFDEASGIAHPRIWTAQRDQEMWSALQS, from the coding sequence ATGGCAAAGGCATTCGCATCGCAGGCCGATCTCGAAGCGAAAAAGATCACGTTCACGCAGTTGTCCGAGAACGCGTATGCGTACACGGCTGAGGGCGATCCGAATTCCGGCGTGATCGTCGGCGACGACGGCGTGCTGATCGTCGATACGACCGCGACGCCCGCGATGGCCCAGGATCTGATCGCGAAGATCCGTACGGTCACTGACAAACCGATCAAATACGTCGTGCTGTCGCACTACCACGCAGTGCGCGTGCTCGGTGCATCCGCGTATTTTGCGGAAGGTGCGCAGCAGGTGATTGCGAGTCGCGGCACGTACGAGATGATCGTCGAGCGCGGTGAGGCGGACATGAAGTCGGAGATCGAACGTTTTCCGCGTCTGTTCGCCGGTGTCGAAACGGTGCCGGGCCTGACGTGGCCGACGCTCGTATTCGAGCGCGAAATCACGCTGTTTCTCGGCAAGCTCGAAGTACGCATCGCGCATCTCGGCGCAGGGCACACGAAAGGCGATACCGTCGTGTGGCTGCCGTCGCAGAAGGTGCTGTTTTCCGGCGATCTCGTCGAATACGACGCCGCGTGCTATTGCGGCGACGCGCAACTCGAACAGTGGCCCGCGACACTCGAAGCGCTGCGCGCGCTCGGTGCGCAGAAACTCGTGCCGGGCCGCGGTCCTGCATTGACCACGCCGGACGATGTGAACAAGGGCCTCGACTACACGAAGGATTTCGTCACGACGCTGCTGCAAAGCGGACGCGAAGCGGTCGCGCAGAAACTCGATCTGAAAGCGGCGATGGCGCATGCGCGCAAGTCGATGGATCCGAAGTTCGGCGACGTGTTCATCTACGAGCATTGCCTGCCGTTCGACGTATCGCGTGCATTCGACGAAGCGAGCGGTATCGCGCATCCGCGCATCTGGACCGCGCAGCGCGATCAGGAGATGTGGAGCGCGCTGCAAAGCTGA
- a CDS encoding CobW family GTP-binding protein — MSTQIPVTLLTGFLGSGKTTLLNRLLPQPAMGRCAVVINELGSIGLDHLLVGAMRDDTIALLENGCLCCGVRDGLAETVATLFERRDRGEIPPFERLLIETTGLARPGPVISLLLGDEALIERVRLDGVVATVDAKHGAAQLARHEESRQQVAVADRLLLTKADLVDATTLAELEATLAGLNPGAARVTVRDGTIDAAQILDILTPRALRPWLRTQPAARSLMRGAATTATATRHAHPDIETFCLSYADPLPMQALETALTVLLGYHGEHILRLKGIANLAGETRPVVLHGVQQWLHEPLRLDAWPDDDRATRLVFIVQDLDASIVEQTIAHFLREAGVHCKASIG, encoded by the coding sequence ATGAGCACGCAGATTCCGGTCACGCTGCTCACCGGCTTTCTCGGCTCGGGCAAGACGACGTTGCTCAACCGTCTGTTGCCGCAGCCCGCGATGGGTCGCTGCGCGGTCGTGATCAACGAGCTGGGGTCGATCGGTCTCGATCATCTGCTGGTCGGCGCGATGCGCGACGACACGATCGCGCTGCTCGAAAACGGTTGCCTCTGCTGCGGCGTCCGCGACGGTCTCGCCGAAACGGTCGCGACGCTGTTCGAGCGGCGCGACCGAGGCGAGATTCCACCGTTCGAGCGGTTGCTGATCGAAACGACCGGGCTCGCGCGGCCGGGTCCGGTGATTTCGCTGCTGCTCGGCGACGAAGCGCTCATAGAGCGGGTACGGCTCGACGGCGTTGTAGCCACCGTCGATGCGAAGCACGGCGCGGCGCAGTTAGCGCGTCACGAAGAATCGCGTCAACAGGTCGCGGTTGCGGACCGTCTACTACTGACGAAGGCCGATCTCGTCGACGCTACGACGCTCGCCGAACTCGAAGCCACGCTCGCTGGATTGAACCCGGGCGCAGCACGCGTCACGGTGCGCGACGGCACGATCGACGCCGCACAGATTCTCGACATCCTCACACCGCGCGCACTGCGTCCGTGGCTGCGCACGCAACCCGCTGCACGCTCATTGATGCGCGGAGCCGCAACGACAGCGACAGCGACACGTCACGCGCATCCGGACATCGAAACCTTCTGCCTCAGCTACGCCGACCCGTTGCCGATGCAGGCACTCGAAACCGCGCTGACCGTGCTGCTCGGCTATCACGGCGAACACATCCTGCGACTCAAGGGCATTGCGAACCTGGCCGGCGAAACGCGGCCTGTCGTACTGCACGGCGTCCAGCAATGGCTGCACGAACCGCTACGCCTCGACGCATGGCCCGACGACGATCGCGCGACGCGGCTCGTCTTCATCGTCCAGGATCTCGACGCATCGATCGTAGAGCAAACGATTGCCCACTTCCTGCGCGAAGCGGGCGTGCACTGCAAGGCGAGCATCGGCTGA
- a CDS encoding alpha/beta hydrolase encodes MLHGLSSSPLELRYLARYLNNEGFTTCAPVLDGYSAGTVEQRMERWLDAAIAEYDALASRYARVSICGLSIGAALALALARRRPNAQSLVLLSLTLSYDGWAIPWYRFLLNWAYFTPLRSRWRYRESEPFGLRNEALRTKIARAMQRNDFSEVGPSTISLPALHEASRLAGNVRANLHEIRNDCLIVHAIDDETASPRNAHEVAAKLGTSFLRTIWLDDSYHMITSDNEREVVARETAAFLRESEIAHNGDHSRVPVVSKALARRLRQLSALGKENA; translated from the coding sequence ATGCTGCACGGACTGTCCAGCTCGCCGCTCGAACTCCGCTATCTCGCCCGCTATCTGAACAACGAAGGCTTCACGACCTGCGCGCCGGTACTCGACGGCTACAGCGCCGGCACCGTCGAGCAGCGGATGGAACGCTGGCTCGATGCGGCGATCGCCGAATACGACGCGCTCGCGAGCCGCTATGCGCGCGTGTCGATCTGCGGACTGTCGATCGGTGCGGCACTCGCGCTGGCGCTCGCACGCCGCCGGCCGAACGCGCAGTCGCTGGTGCTGCTGTCGCTGACGCTGTCGTACGACGGCTGGGCGATCCCGTGGTATCGCTTTCTGCTGAACTGGGCGTATTTCACGCCGCTGCGCTCGCGCTGGCGTTATCGCGAGTCGGAGCCGTTCGGTCTGCGTAACGAAGCGCTGCGCACGAAGATCGCGCGCGCGATGCAGCGCAACGATTTCAGCGAAGTCGGTCCGTCGACGATCTCGCTGCCCGCGCTGCACGAAGCCAGCCGGCTCGCGGGTAACGTGCGCGCGAATCTGCACGAGATCCGCAACGACTGCCTGATCGTCCACGCAATCGACGACGAAACCGCCAGCCCGCGCAACGCACACGAGGTCGCGGCGAAGCTCGGCACGAGCTTTCTGCGCACGATCTGGCTCGACGATTCGTACCACATGATTACCTCCGACAACGAGCGCGAAGTCGTCGCGCGCGAGACCGCCGCGTTCCTGCGCGAAAGCGAGATCGCGCACAACGGCGACCATTCGCGCGTGCCGGTCGTATCGAAAGCGCTCGCGCGCCGGCTGCGTCAGCTGTCCGCGCTCGGCAAGGAAAACGCATGA
- a CDS encoding MBL fold metallo-hydrolase → MRLAVTAGATASLPWMQQADAQTAAPAAPAATANTLPTKDIKQGTKLVLLGTKGGPTPSDLRAAPANVLVVDGQPYVVDCGNGVALQLTKAGIKLPALRDIFITHHHSDHNADLGNLVFLAWATGLHTPVNLYGPPRITKMIDDFVDMNAIDLDVRMREEGRPAMRPLINIHEFDGPRVVMQDDRVRVTATLVDHYTIKPAFAYRFETRDRTIVFSGDTTYYPALADFAKGADVLVHEVMYLPALEKLMKTVDNAPTLLDHLVKSHTTTEQVGKIAAAAGVKTLVLSHFVPGGDPAITDDMWAADARRHFSGEVIVGRDLQVI, encoded by the coding sequence ATGCGCCTCGCCGTGACGGCCGGCGCCACCGCATCGCTGCCGTGGATGCAGCAGGCCGATGCGCAAACGGCAGCGCCTGCTGCCCCTGCTGCAACGGCGAACACGCTACCCACTAAAGACATCAAGCAAGGCACGAAGCTCGTGCTGTTAGGCACAAAAGGCGGCCCCACCCCATCCGATCTGCGCGCGGCACCAGCCAACGTGCTGGTCGTCGATGGCCAGCCGTACGTGGTCGATTGCGGCAACGGCGTCGCACTGCAACTGACAAAGGCCGGTATCAAACTGCCCGCGCTGCGCGACATTTTCATCACGCATCATCATTCGGATCACAACGCCGACCTCGGCAACCTCGTGTTCCTCGCGTGGGCCACCGGGCTGCATACGCCGGTCAATCTGTACGGACCGCCGCGCATCACGAAGATGATCGACGACTTCGTCGACATGAACGCGATCGATCTCGACGTGCGGATGCGCGAAGAAGGCCGGCCCGCCATGCGACCGCTGATCAACATCCATGAGTTCGACGGGCCGCGCGTCGTGATGCAGGACGATCGCGTGCGCGTGACCGCGACGCTCGTCGATCACTACACGATCAAGCCCGCGTTCGCGTACCGCTTCGAAACGCGCGACCGCACCATCGTGTTCTCCGGCGACACGACGTACTACCCCGCCCTCGCCGATTTCGCGAAAGGCGCGGACGTGCTGGTCCACGAAGTGATGTACCTGCCCGCGCTCGAAAAGCTGATGAAGACCGTCGACAACGCGCCGACCTTGCTCGACCACCTCGTGAAAAGCCACACGACGACCGAACAGGTCGGCAAGATCGCAGCCGCAGCAGGCGTGAAGACGCTTGTACTGAGCCACTTCGTGCCGGGCGGCGACCCCGCGATCACCGACGACATGTGGGCCGCCGACGCGCGCCGCCACTTCAGTGGCGAAGTGATCGTCGGACGCGATCTGCAGGTGATATGA
- a CDS encoding DUF4118 domain-containing protein has translation MHVQNARRWAPRGVRPWLAAVAALVIAAAIRLMLHPLLGPIMPGTAFCIAAALIEYYFGLAPALTVMLLGLGLADYLFVPPYAQIDVFNRADLILVISYPVVTLIVIVLIERLRRAQFRAELIASVAQSRYEMLLRHDNERMLARRAVDETHRLLRHLAHYNKTFILIQALERHAVVQASGDASASSPAGATARALPSEIAPGPRFTDVHPEDIQRFWNGLRPGSHRVRMESDDGMSKLVDCVCERFTTHAGDFLVLRIGD, from the coding sequence ATGCATGTCCAAAACGCTCGCCGCTGGGCACCGCGCGGCGTCCGCCCGTGGCTCGCCGCGGTGGCCGCACTCGTGATCGCCGCCGCGATCCGGTTAATGCTGCACCCATTACTCGGCCCGATCATGCCGGGCACCGCGTTCTGCATCGCGGCCGCGCTGATCGAGTATTACTTCGGGCTTGCGCCCGCGCTGACCGTGATGCTGCTCGGGCTCGGGCTCGCCGACTACCTGTTCGTGCCGCCCTACGCGCAGATCGACGTCTTCAACCGCGCCGACCTGATCCTGGTGATCTCGTACCCGGTCGTCACGCTGATCGTGATCGTGTTGATCGAGCGTCTGCGGCGCGCACAGTTTCGCGCGGAGCTGATCGCGTCGGTTGCGCAGTCGCGCTACGAAATGCTGCTGCGGCACGACAACGAACGCATGCTCGCGCGACGCGCGGTCGATGAAACGCATCGTCTGCTGCGCCATCTCGCGCATTACAACAAGACCTTCATCCTGATCCAGGCGCTCGAACGTCACGCGGTCGTGCAGGCGAGCGGCGACGCTTCTGCATCCTCGCCTGCAGGTGCAACCGCACGCGCGCTGCCGAGCGAAATCGCGCCGGGCCCGCGCTTCACCGACGTCCATCCCGAAGACATCCAGCGCTTCTGGAACGGCCTGCGGCCCGGCAGTCATCGCGTGCGGATGGAATCGGACGACGGCATGTCGAAGCTCGTCGATTGCGTCTGCGAACGCTTCACGACGCATGCGGGGGATTTCCTCGTGCTGCGCATCGGAGACTGA
- a CDS encoding IclR family transcriptional regulator, translating into MKPVKDAARPQRGIQSVEVGGRLLDALARARTPLALSDLAASAALPPGQAHAYVVSLARLGLIKRDEISGRYEPGPLALRLGLLHLEQQPAFRATVPRVVALAETLGLSIAICIAGPQGPTIVRYEHAGFPLHVNLHVGTVMSLPATSTGRVFCAYLPASQLQAMWANQSGAPRSGRSIQSMVPAAQRTEFDATLASIRTRGLERGVDAPSPGISSLSVPVCDATGSLLLALTAIGTTGSIDVAWQGPIARALRDTARAITADLARDNTDVPAMEAQSR; encoded by the coding sequence GTGAAACCCGTTAAAGACGCAGCGCGACCGCAACGCGGCATCCAGAGCGTCGAAGTCGGCGGACGGTTGCTCGACGCGCTCGCCCGTGCCCGCACGCCGCTCGCGCTGTCCGACCTCGCGGCAAGCGCCGCGCTGCCGCCGGGTCAAGCGCATGCGTACGTCGTGAGCCTCGCGCGGCTCGGTCTCATCAAGCGCGATGAAATCTCCGGCCGCTACGAGCCGGGGCCGCTCGCGCTGCGGCTCGGTTTACTGCATCTCGAACAACAGCCCGCGTTTCGCGCGACGGTGCCGCGCGTCGTCGCGCTCGCGGAAACGCTCGGCCTCAGTATCGCAATCTGCATCGCAGGACCACAAGGCCCGACGATCGTGCGCTACGAGCACGCCGGTTTTCCGCTGCATGTGAACCTGCATGTCGGCACCGTGATGTCGTTGCCGGCCACGTCGACGGGTCGCGTGTTCTGCGCGTATCTGCCTGCCTCCCAATTGCAGGCGATGTGGGCGAACCAGAGCGGCGCGCCGCGTTCGGGGCGTTCCATTCAATCGATGGTTCCCGCCGCACAACGCACTGAATTCGATGCAACGCTCGCATCGATCCGCACACGTGGCCTCGAACGCGGCGTCGATGCGCCGAGCCCCGGCATCAGCAGCCTGAGCGTGCCGGTGTGCGATGCGACGGGCAGTCTACTGCTCGCGTTGACGGCGATCGGCACGACCGGTTCGATTGACGTCGCGTGGCAGGGTCCGATTGCACGCGCGTTGCGCGACACGGCCCGCGCGATCACGGCCGATCTCGCGCGCGACAACACCGACGTGCCAGCAATGGAGGCACAGTCACGATGA
- a CDS encoding SDR family oxidoreductase encodes MSRTVLITGASSGIGRATAQRFAAEGWNVVATMREPDASLAADNVLVERLDLQDHDSIVSAVDAGIARFGTLDVLVNNAGYGQWGLFEALSREQIQAQFDVNVFGVMDVTRAVLPHFRARRAGTIVNVGSGAGIFGLPLVSLYCASKFALEGFSEALSYELASQGIGVKLVDPHGGVTSTRFNARTAESAQGNPTLHDYDAFVARTNEAFAGMMAASNMTADDIAAVIHEAATDGTDRLRYLVGDDARGFVRARRTLDDQAYIEFMRARFPSA; translated from the coding sequence ATGAGCAGAACAGTTTTGATTACCGGTGCGTCGTCAGGCATCGGACGTGCTACCGCGCAGCGCTTCGCGGCCGAAGGATGGAACGTCGTCGCGACGATGCGCGAACCCGACGCGTCGCTCGCGGCGGACAACGTGCTGGTCGAGCGGCTGGATCTCCAGGATCACGACAGCATAGTCAGTGCGGTCGACGCAGGCATCGCGCGTTTCGGCACGCTCGACGTGCTGGTCAACAACGCGGGCTACGGTCAGTGGGGATTGTTCGAAGCGCTGTCGCGCGAGCAGATCCAGGCGCAGTTCGACGTCAACGTGTTCGGCGTGATGGACGTCACGCGCGCGGTGCTGCCGCATTTTCGGGCGCGGCGCGCGGGTACGATCGTCAACGTGGGGTCGGGCGCGGGCATCTTCGGCCTGCCGCTCGTCTCGCTCTATTGCGCGAGCAAGTTCGCGCTCGAAGGCTTTAGCGAGGCGCTGTCGTACGAGCTGGCGTCGCAGGGGATCGGCGTGAAGCTGGTCGATCCGCACGGCGGCGTGACGAGCACGCGCTTCAACGCGCGGACGGCCGAAAGCGCGCAGGGCAACCCGACGTTGCATGACTACGACGCATTCGTCGCACGGACCAACGAAGCGTTCGCCGGAATGATGGCCGCGAGCAACATGACCGCCGACGACATCGCTGCCGTGATCCACGAAGCCGCGACCGACGGTACCGACCGGTTGCGCTACCTCGTCGGCGACGATGCGCGCGGATTCGTGCGTGCGCGCCGCACGCTCGACGATCAGGCGTATATCGAGTTCATGCGGGCGCGGTTTCCGTCTGCGTAA
- a CDS encoding MipA/OmpV family protein, producing MTVSIFRVALLCAAFLFGAATVTTAHADDTTPSSSSSNSSSSTPPDSKWKIAIGPGLFITPAYPGSSKLKFYPFPALDISWDDRFFSQGPDVLGVNVLRSPAYHLGAALSFDFQSRSDSDDGRLRGLGDVHSSPKLKLFGDYTWWAFTGSVAMYQDIAGHGQGKTVVSDLYASLPLDNWLFSVGPGFTWADAEYTRTFFGVSPQQSAASGLPAFNTSSGIRDVHLNVYVSHDFSKHWTSSVSIVAGRLQHYAANSPITSRRFELNSLAAVYYRF from the coding sequence ATGACTGTGTCTATCTTTCGCGTCGCGCTGCTGTGCGCGGCGTTCCTGTTCGGAGCGGCAACCGTTACGACCGCGCATGCGGACGACACCACTCCGTCGAGTAGCAGTAGCAACAGCAGCAGTAGCACCCCGCCCGACAGCAAGTGGAAAATCGCGATCGGCCCGGGCCTGTTCATCACGCCCGCGTACCCCGGCTCGAGCAAGCTGAAGTTCTACCCGTTTCCCGCACTCGACATTTCCTGGGACGACCGCTTCTTCTCGCAAGGTCCTGACGTACTCGGCGTGAACGTGCTGCGCAGCCCCGCGTATCACCTCGGTGCCGCGCTCAGCTTCGACTTCCAGTCGCGCAGCGATTCCGACGACGGCCGTCTGCGCGGCCTCGGCGACGTGCACTCGAGTCCGAAGCTGAAACTGTTCGGCGACTACACGTGGTGGGCGTTCACCGGCTCGGTCGCGATGTATCAGGACATAGCCGGACATGGGCAGGGCAAGACGGTCGTCAGCGATCTCTATGCATCGCTGCCGCTCGACAACTGGCTGTTCTCGGTCGGCCCCGGCTTCACGTGGGCCGACGCGGAGTACACGCGGACGTTCTTCGGCGTGTCGCCGCAGCAGAGCGCCGCATCGGGGCTGCCCGCGTTCAATACCAGCTCCGGCATTCGCGATGTGCATCTGAACGTCTACGTCAGCCACGATTTCTCGAAGCACTGGACGAGTTCGGTGTCGATCGTCGCGGGCCGGTTGCAGCACTATGCGGCGAACAGTCCGATCACGTCGCGCCGCTTCGAACTCAATTCGCTCGCGGCGGTTTACTACCGCTTCTGA